One Hevea brasiliensis isolate MT/VB/25A 57/8 chromosome 6, ASM3005281v1, whole genome shotgun sequence genomic window, TGCGCTTTACGCTTATCTAGTCCAatatccaaagataggttacttgggtaaccaaaaatgaaaattgataaatttaatgaaataatgaatataaaaagtaccaaataaataagactacaaataattatcgaaaatttgtctgcatgagacatcaatacattcactgcagatttatttccttttagttctttttattttattattggcaccactaagcattattgcttagcgcgttgctttttgccacgcataggttttggagagactggcagagagcccaatagaccacagactgggtgaggccatccatagttctgcatagtgtccgtgtcacctcacagacttcagtgcattggtaggacactaggtcccattttagcattttgtaatcaaacttttattttctcatgtataattgagactcatgtactataatttggtattaatgtaaatatttgtgATTTGTgtttttaaaatgaaaatttgagtatttatttatgatttgtatatgattatcatgtgaaatgaatgaatgagaaatagaagtattgttgagaaatattgagaccttgttgatataatggagtttgagaatgattgaaaacgtattggaagtgtttttcataggttccgaagaactgttttctccatttttagccggtactctgtcggattttctataaaatttttaaaacttcaaataaatttataatttcaataaatgactcaaatgaggtaaatttaacaaattgcacttcataaccatgaagaaataacttaagaaaggataaaaaaaataattaaaataaaatatggtgttccagtacatcatgtggcatatcttactcagctacattgtagacgggtaaggggtgtcacacgacccgtgcctccacagttaaagcaggctcctgtagctcaatagcattctcccccatgagtcttgccacatgtctcacaggggcagAGAGGATATGAATCGCtagtcgactgctgaccagacctagggggtctctgtccagagaatctgccccttccgaaCCTTCCACCTCTGCTTGATCccttaaatttctttctttttctagtatTGCTACTGgaactgatttttcacctttttctttttctaatttctctgtcttttctattttctctttcactggtgttgcttctaattcaattctttctacttccAGTGCTTGAGATATGAGTTCAAAGAAGTTACTGTATTTAAAGCTGACCACTTGCACTCTTAGACTAGGCTTcaggccggtttcaaacctcttacacctttctctgctggtagacaggagactcctagcatagtagcttaagcgggagaagtccctctcatactctgccactgatctgttgccttgtttcagactcaaaaattcttacaatttttgatccacatatgcatataggatatatttctatctgaactctctgatgaagtcatcccaggtcaatacgggtggttctgccaagctatgggggatggtcttccaccaatcatatgcatccccttgaagTAACGATACTAAacactcaaacttcagttcatccgggtagtgcaatttcttgaatactctgtccattctttctagccattgctttgcctctagagggtctattgtacccttgaattctgtcgccccatatttcaacagcttatcatactgtctgattggagcctgaggttgcaccacaggagtCTAGGGTggggcttgagcaggcataccccagccatctgttgaaacatagcAACCATCTGCTGGACGAATTGTGCCGGAAACTATGGCATTTGTGGGACTGGTGCCACTGATCCACTAACATTTTGGAGGGCGGGGGCTTCCTTTtaggcctcagcctctactgactgctcaactgaatgatccccttcttccatttcaatttggagataggatatctcctgaacaaataatacaAAGAAATTTctctctattagttcatatttatgatgtaatgcactatatgtaacaaataaggacattgagcagttgtacttatcaaagaaatagacaAAGTCACAAGTAAAAACATAcgttaaaaatttgctctgataccactaaaacatgtcacaccttaccctctgtaaggcataacatgatctcgtagtatacctaatgaattattgactccatctaccgataacccattaaatacactataagagattttaaaataattttcttactttttcaaagtggtgagcttttatagcaagTATTAAAAACATGTACTTGAagattaaagactagttaaaatttttgtttatttttatttttacgcaaattttggaaaaatttcggcagagtgtcgtctatatttgggaaaaacagttcttcaaatacctgtaaaaacacttctaatatcttATTTCATCAAATCAAACACTACCATAacaaaatcaacatcatttctctcaactccataattcaaaataattctcaattcaattgtcataaaaaaataatactaaataatttcattcatttttcattaaagcaaaatcaatttacattcatcaacccaaaatttacattaaaaaatccaaactaatattattacaaaatctatataactgctcaagacccatttatacatgtacatacatttacatacatgaaagtaaacattacattcagggtataaaattatacccgaccaAATTTCAGGgatgtagctccaagatcctcagcagctcactctactgctcctctagtctctttatctgcgacagcaataacagccatcgctgagtactatgactcagtggtgcacaacatactaaaataacattttatgcataattcaaatcacatttattcaaatatggtattgaacatgaaaaacagatacaaaacatgaattataaatttttagtccaaacaatcttATTTGggaagtctcaaaacgaatttcataaaaatacacaattatatcatgccatcagaacaatattcatctcaataaccggaggcttatgaggaatctcaaggctagctagctcaatctatgggtacccattcaatttcttcctctactggcacacacctcaacacttcacccagagagggaatcaaaattcaaaactaattcctcccactagtccttctagtgaggcattcagatatatggtcatgacactgtggtttcaaaactatcttaaaaatttaccaaacatttactgacaattaaaacacatatcattaaattttcaacaatttaggtcaaaagcattgtgtgcatttcaatcaccattttgcattataaataaatcacaattcatttcttGTACTTTGCAAAAAGaattttaaagaacattttatgttgtgcacaaatcttgtacgagtcgcctctaggctttgactcgatgtctcgggttctttcccggtattcttttcaactgaaacacacagttctacagtgtttcagtatcataatttatcataagtctaaaaataaattcaaatctatttatatctagctttaatacGCTTAACCTGACGTtccttaaaatttatattttggagttactattcacgatactgttcaagtcaaattgttgactttctcatgcttaataggtatgggaattttaatttcacccacataccacattttggttacctaatttgttgattttggttgttttcctcaaatcttaagtctcttaggtgaaattttaaaatttcagatttggtgtcctattttgcactgttccattagtcaagtTTCTGTggtaatttagctaagttttcttcatagaagttgttccttattgtcttaactttatttcccttattgaatcactcaatttggagttttatagcccaagttgtggccatttaaacatggctggtcagatttggtgttacccagaattctgggcatttactggACATTGGCAATTTTTGGTGTGTTGACTGCAGGTGGTTTTtaagataggttatggtcaaaatttgagtttgtttcttcataaaagttgtagggatatttctcagctttctatcggtataagaactggcttcacaccaattgggttggtaaattttcatttttggtccctgaaagggacctaggtcaagctgtttgCATATCgaccctaaccaatccaaattgaaacttatttctaacaattcacacacaccacaattagtcacaattgaccatttcttaactcaaataaggttaactacatcaattgacatattctcaactttttctccaatttttttcaaaatgctcaaaaccctaattacatagagttcaaatctaatgcattcaaaacatatatccatacttcacatacacaactcaacctaaacaaccatttaaaCACCTCAAAAtccttcatttcaaaccctaactaaggctggctaAAATTCATCTTTGGTCCcttaacaattgttttcttttaattttaagttaatttctaagttacttacaccaagaacacaaatattaaacataaattttcaatttaaaccactaaccttaaactttgaagttcaactcttcaatttcttcattttctttttttctttctttcctctaaagctttctcaagttgatctaacaagttttgATGGATTATTTTGGAgtcaaagtagggttaagtggttggaagaatgcttgaactcaagcttcaatggtggtttttcAATGGTAGAGAGATGAGAGAAGGGTGGCTGAAAGACTTGGAGAAggagatctgattttttttttctttttaatgtatttttaagtctttaaaattgcctttgacttggtcaatattgatggcaaaaataaaattatttatgatgtcataatagtgatgtaagcatgatgtaactatactttttactttttttttcatttatttttctactagttctttaatttaattcttgatcccgaaattttcttttatctgattttattggacagttaggtcaggagtcagctctaggggtgaattgaccaaattgcccctcactggttcaatccggtttgcaagttatttgatatttcttccggattcctaacctaattatttggcctgcttaacaactcttttttgtgattttctctttcccactgtgttcgcaatagtcctaaggactgcggcgttacatttttcagttctaaatttgagtttagactgacctcgtagtcatttcctgagaaggtcacccatcgctgtgactcccggctcatttaactttttatattctatttttcttatttatacttaactatctagaaattactaattatttgtattcagggcttatctaagtgtcttagaagtgattctaatctccttaattatccggaccgacacggtcatcggaacagtgaaatataccaggctatgcaaataggggagtTATAAAACCAACTGGCACATTTTGGAGAAGATCAGACATCATTACTGATAGACCTCCTCCAGACCAAACCTGCATCACTTTTTAAGGTTTCAAATAAGAAACCTGCAAGTGACTAAGGATGAAACTTTATTGCTGGCAGAATTAGCTTCTTCAGAGTAGGAATGAGTCCACGCACCCCTAATCCACAATCTCCCCAAATTTGCTACTTTTTGTGTCATCTATTTCGGATACAAAAGGATGAATTAATAACATCTCAATGGTGAATCTGAACTAATGACTCTTCACTAGACATCCATTCAAGAAATCCTTGCCATCCTTTGAAATCCAAGAAGGAATTTTAGGCAATTCATATACATCAGCAATCCTCTCGCAAGCTTTTTCAGTTGTTTCATTAGGGTTCGAACCCAAAGTGATTTCCCAGTAAACATCTCGAAAACCATACATCCAAGAGCCCAAATATCAGAGGGAAATTCCTGAATATTATCAACGAGAGTCTCTAGTGCCATATAGAAAGCAGTCTCGGCAATAGAACAATCAAGCTTCCTCTTCTTGGTCTTCTGAACTTTCTTAGCCAATCCAAAATCCCCAATCTTGGGCACAAAGTCACCATCCCCACTAGGCACGAGCAGCACATTGTCTGGCTTCAAGTCACAATGAACATAATCGTGACTGTTGATGTAATTAATACCTTTAAGAATAGACCTTGTGTACCTCTTCACATCTAATTTAGGCAACCCACAACCACCCGACCTCTTTTTAAGATTAGCTAGGGTTCCTCCAGAAGCGTACTCCAACAATAGATTGTAAATCATCTTTCCATCCTTACTCATAGTAGTTTCTTCGCCATAACACTCAAGAATGTAGGGACAGTCACGAAGATGGTTGAAAGCCTCTTTCTCCTTCTGAAGTGAACTTGAGGAAGAGACCTCCACTGATTTAATAGCCATAAGTGGTGGATAAAATGCTCTTCTTGATTTGAGTTTCTTCAAAAAAGTGAGATAAACAGACGCAAACCCTCCTTTGCTAAGCAACGGCCCTCTCCACCATGCGACTCCGTGATTATCCGAGCTATCTTCTTCGACTGCCATAACCTTTCTCTTCATTGCTTGGGTTCAAAGCAATGTAATCTCAATGCTTCAATGATACTTGGTTACACAAAAGAAGGGATTTTACCACCATATATCATCGACATGAAATTAAAGCTTTATTTTTCTATTTGCCACTAGTTTGAAACCTAACTTAAACTAATAACTAATTTTATATCTTTTGACCCATAAGATAACTAAGTAATTAATGTTAAATTACCAAAAatgaaataattataaataaaaattatataacatGCTAAAAATTTTATCTTgactttttattttaaattaaaaaaaaaaattatcaaaaattttagtcccatgaatttaaaaataaaaatttaatatagtcAGCATGCCTAGCTAGTCAACATACCACATTAACTAATCACTTTAACTATTAATTGGTTTACTGCTAAgtgtgaaaataataataaaattttaaattaaattattaaaattagaagatttgattaaatttaaaaaaatataaaagattttgactttttaagttaatttcaCAGAATTAAAAGATATTTCATATAAGaaattattgataaattttttcttttataataataataataataataataataataataataataataataataataataagctttGAGCTGATTCAATCATCTTCAATCTGAGAGATTTAATAGTGTCATCATTCATGAGTTATTATGATGCATTGCTATTAAGAATGTGACATTAATTGATTCCATTCTTTCTTATAAAACATACTTGTACAGACTGTCATACACGTGTGTGTATTTGTTATtagttaatgcaataataatagaaATTTGTCAATGGATGCCATTAGATTCTACAAAAATAGGTTTAAATCAGTTATCTTTTGAGAGCTTTTGTTTTTCCATGCATATATAGAACATAAGCAACATTTTTTAATGGAGGAAGCTTATTCATTTCTATGTGCAAATTTATGGATGTGTTATTAATTCATAGCAGTGAACTCATAGGGCCACCTTTTTGAGAAATTATATAGTGAAGCCGTTATATCATGTCAATACTTTACATAGAATGGCAAAGCAATTGGAGATGGACAAATATACAAATTCagttactaaaattaaaaaaaaattataattttttcaaaCCCACTCTATATACATGCTTATTTTTGCCATTCTATGTAAATTATCCTATATAGAATAATTGATATATAACAAGCTCTGACATGTTATAAGTTATCCTCAGTAATCAAGGAGATCTCAGTTCTCATTTAAGCCTTGCCATCGATTCATTTTATTCATATTCTTCGGGAGGGCAATTTGATCTTTGTTTCACTTGCAAAGCACAGGCTGATATGCTTTGAAGGCGTTATTGCTTTCGTTTACTTTTAGGGTTATTGTCTATATTGTCCCCATTTGAGTTCTGCTTTCTGTTTGCTTTTGGACTATTCTCCTTTATTCTTGAATTGTTTGACTCTGTTTTGTTATCTTTGTTGTTCTTCGGTATCCAGGTTTTCTCTTAGCATGCCTTGTCCTAGGTCGGATTGGGTGTATGGGGTAGTCTGCTGATCAAAGATAGTTGGATGAGCTCATGTAAAGTTTTTCCTACCTTATGTTACTAAAATTTcctacttataaaaaaaaaaaggaaccgaATGTGTGTAGGCTTTCTAAAAATAAGCTTCACAAGACTtgctgaaatgtttcttttataaaACATACTTGTACATAGGTTCATGTGTGTGTATCTATTATCAGTTAGTGCAATAATAATAGTAAATTTTCAAAACTAGCTACCTAAGGATGCCATAATAGTAAATTTTCAAAACTAGCTACTTAAGGATGCCATTAGATTCTATAAAAATAGTTTTCCTCCATGTTTAAGTCATTTatcttcatttatttttctctttgATACATGCAATGATCCATTCAATAGGGATTTCCCATTAGTCCTTTTGCTCTAATCTTAatgggaattgaatttgagatttcTTTATGAACACTTTGAACGGTTACAGTAAATCACGCAAGTAAACATGTTTTATCTTGAATCTGTCATGAAAATTAATGTTTTTCCCTGCATAGAACATAATGGAGGATGATGCATTTCTATGCCCAAATCAATGCATGTGTTACTAATTAAAGTAAACTTAGCttatcaaaaaagaaaaaaaaaaaaaaaagcaaacttATTCATAGCAGTGAACTCATATGGCCACCTTTTTTCATTCCATAAACCAAAAAGGACTTCTATTTATATAATGAATAATATCAAATTACAACCACCATTTACTAGAGAATTGGTTGCGCAGAAATGTAAAATGTGTAGGCAGCGAGTCCTTGGCTTAGTAGCTTCCGTGGCATAAGCAATAGAGCCTTGAATAAATAGGAGAAGATCACATAAGCTTTCCCAAATGGATGCTAATTCCACATTTATTCTTGAAACCAACCATCACATTCTGGATAAAATCAGACATCACTAATGATGGACCTCTTTCGAGCCCATAGGTAGCAGAATTAGCATCTTCCTAGCCCATGGATAGCACTTTTTTAGGTCTCAAATAAGAAATCTGTAAGTAAGCAGGGATAAAAATTCTTTGGTAGCAAAACTAGCATCTTCGTCACTCAGCAACTTGTTGCATATCATATAATATCATTATAGGCTCCAATTCACTAGGTAATTAATTCTCTTGGGGAACAATATTATGGGTAACGTTAAATAACAAGGTCAGTCATGAGCACAATATAGAGCAATTCAGAGCCATTGTTTTCCTTCCAGAGTTGCACAGAGGACAGCATTCTGATCCCAGCTCCATTGACCAACTTGGATCATATTGTTTGCGGCTGCAAGAAAATCATATCTACAATTCAATtccttcacatgaccaaatcttTTCAATTCCAATTGTGTACCACTAAAGTTGTTGTCCTGCTCTACAAATGATATAGTTAACTAAAGATCAAATTGCTGCTCAACTTGGAATTCCGCATAACGATGTTGAAAGAGTTAACACTGGTTTGAAGTTAAAAATGATATCAATGCATACCTGTAGGAATGGTGAATATAGGAGGACATTTCTCCACCATATGTGAAGAAACATGTGCTGGTGAATGAATTGCAAAGAACACCTTTGCCAATGATAGCAGAGATTGGAGTACTAACTTCATTAGACTCTTGATTCTGTGGATTCAGGAAAACTTGAAAACACCCCACCATTACTCTCTTCCACTACAGCTGACCAACAACAAGAAGAAGATCCCCGTTCAGATATAGAATGCCACTATTCAGAACAACTCGAATCACAATGTTCATTGCCTGTGACAGATGAGTTCACGCACCCTTAATCCACAATCTCCCCAAATTCGTTGCTTTTTGTGTCATCTATTTCGGATACAAAAGGATGAATTAATAACATCTCAATGGTGAATCTGAACTGATGATTCTTCACTAGACATCCTTTCAAGAAATCCTTGCCATACTTTGAAATCCAAGAAGGAATTTTAGGCAATTCATATCTATCAGCAATCCTCTCGCAAGCTTTTTCAGTTGTTTCATTAGGGTTGAACCCCAAAGTGATTTTCCAGTAAACATCTCAAAAACCATACATCCAGGAGCCCAAATATCAGAGGGAAATTCCTTAATATTATCAACGAGAGTCTCTGATGCCATATGGAAAGCAGTCCCAGTAATAGAACAATCAAACTTCCTCTTCTTGGTCTTCTGAACTTTCTTGGCCAATCCAAAATCCCCAATCTTGGGCACAAAGTCACCATCGCCACTAGGCACGAGCAGCACATTGTCTGGCTTCAAGTCACAATGAGCATAATCATGACCATGGATATAATCAATACCCTTAAGAATAAACCTTGTGAGTCTCTTCACATCCGATTTAGGCAACCCATAACCATCCGATCTCTTTATAAGATTAGCAAGGGTTCGTCCAGAAGCGTACTCCAACAACAGATTGTAAAGAATCTTTTCATCCTTACTCATAGTGGTTTCTTCACCATAACACTCAAGAATGTAGGGACAGTCACGAAGATGGTTGAAAACCTCTTTCTTCTTCTGAAGCGAACTTGAGGAAGAGACCTCTACTGATTTAACAGCCATAAGTGGTGGATACAATGCTCTTCTTGGTTTGGGTTTCTtcatgttagcataattacagcaattagcatgattataggagatttgtgtatcaTAATTATAGcgattagcatgattataggagatttgtgtagcataattacagcaattatttttttttgtctaaattagctcatattctcatgtataaatagatgtgatatctctgtaaataagacacagacaaatacacaatcctttccttcattacttgtattctttcttctaacatggtatcagagccgtaaagcttttatttctagtttctagggtctctcttctctctctagaacctgttctggttcattctttcattcctgttattataccaatttttttttcctcctcatcttgttatcaatggagaaatctgatatttcaaaacttaTTGCAATAGTTGtgactggttccaactataatctttgggttcaaagaatgaaaagttttttgataggtcgcaagctttggtGTATTGTTACTGGAGATATCACTACACCGACAAGAGAGAATGATGAAACTAATGCAAAATTTGCTGAtcgtcttgaggattgggatagtaaaaatcatcagatcatcgcctggtttcgcaatacctctatctcgtccatccacatccaatttgctaattatgacttTGTAAAAGAGATCTGggattttttggctaatcgatatcagaccactggacttgcccactattaatagttgtggactactcttcataatctgaaataAGAAGTAGGTCAATCTGTGAATAattttcttgcccaggtccaatccatttggaatcaaatatctcaggccaaaatcagtgaagatcatcttcatctcattcaactTCTAATGGCTCTTCCATCAGAATAAGAGGCCGTTCGAGcgtccctgctacatcgaaatcaactcccatcattggatactgctattcaagagattatttttgaagagactcgtcttag contains:
- the LOC110638436 gene encoding mitogen-activated protein kinase kinase kinase 20-like, with amino-acid sequence MKRKVMAVEEDSSDNHGVAWWRGPLLSKGGFASVYLTFLKKLKSRRAFYPPLMAFNHLRDCPYILECYGEETTMSKDGKMIYNLLLEYASGGTLANLKKRSGGCGLPKLDVKRYTRSILKGINYINSHDYVHCDLKPDNVLLVPSGDGDFVPKIGDFGLAKKVQKTKKRKLDCSIAETAFYMALETLVDNIQEFPSDIWALGCMVFEMFTGKSLWRIADVYELPKIPSWISKDGKDFLNGCLVKSH